Genomic DNA from Clostridium sp. BJN0013:
AGAAATTGGTTATTATAATTATAAAGAATATTTTTTATATTATGGAGGTATCTCATGAAAAAATTTATATTTTCCATAATAGTTACCTTGTTAACTATTGTAATAATAAAAAATATATATATATCAAAAAAATGTATGGATATCAACTATGCAGTTAAAAACTATTTTACTACAGGAATTTTTAACAAATACAGAATATATAACATGGAAGATGTAACTCTATCATTTTCCAACGGTAAAGCTGCTTTCATTAAAGTTAAAGGTATATCAGGTAAAACACCTCACCACAAAGTAGAATATACTGTATTTTTAGAAAAAAATATTAATGGTACTTGGAAAGTAAAAAAGGTATATACTAATGAAGTAACTCTACAATAATTTTCTTGTACCATGATTTAGTTGTTTATTTCTACAATCTTTACATATACCACTTATTTTAAAATCCAATTCTTCATCTACAAGTACAAAATCTGTTTTACTTTTTATTATTTCTTCTATTTGTTGCATGGGACAATCTATCTCTACTTGTTTTTCACATACCTTACATTGTAATATATGTTTATGATTTTTTCTTATTATAGCATAGCTGTGTCTTCCTTTACCTAAATCAAATTTTCTCACAATTTTTTTATTTTCAAATAACTCCAAAGTTCTATAAATTGTAGATAAATCTACATTTACATTTTTTTGTTTATACTCTTGAAATAAATCTTCTACACTCATTGCACTTTCACTTTCATATAATATATCTAAAATATTTAATCTTGCCTGTGTAACTTTTATTCCATATTTTCTTAAGGATTTTTCTATATCCATAAAACCACCCCAAATTCCACTTAAAAAAGCATCATTTTGATACCAAATATAATAAGTATTATGCCCCCAATATAGTCTGCATACTTGCTTATAGCATGTATTTTTCGAAGATACCTTGAGATAACAAAAGCAAAAGAAGTCAATATAAGGGTTACCACACCTATAAATAAAGTATGATATAGTATATCTAACACATTTCTCATATTGTTTAAAGCAGTAAATCCAATCACTAAAGCATCAATACTTACAGAAATCCCAAGTATAATAACCATTCCAGGTTTCACAAGCGTATGCTGTTTTTTACTTTGAAAACCTTCTTTAAGCATAAGTATACCTACAATTGATACTACTGCCCCTCCAACTATTTCAGGAATAGAGACAATATACTTATTAAATAAAAAACCTCCATAGGCACCCATCATAGCAAAGAAAAACTGAAAAAATGCAAAAGATATTATAAATTGAATTTTTTTATTTCTTTTTATTGAATTGTTTAGACCTATAGATATAGCAACACTAAAAGCATCTAAAGAAAGTGCCAGAGCAATTAAAAATAAGGATCGAAATGCCATATTACCTTTCCTCTCACATTGAAATTATCAAGTTCTTCTAAGGTTCAAGTGGAAGTTTGCCTATGAGAAATGCTTATCTCCATCTGAACCT
This window encodes:
- a CDS encoding Fur family transcriptional regulator, whose translation is MDIEKSLRKYGIKVTQARLNILDILYESESAMSVEDLFQEYKQKNVNVDLSTIYRTLELFENKKIVRKFDLGKGRHSYAIIRKNHKHILQCKVCEKQVEIDCPMQQIEEIIKSKTDFVLVDEELDFKISGICKDCRNKQLNHGTRKLL
- a CDS encoding manganese efflux pump MntP family protein, whose protein sequence is MAFRSLFLIALALSLDAFSVAISIGLNNSIKRNKKIQFIISFAFFQFFFAMMGAYGGFLFNKYIVSIPEIVGGAVVSIVGILMLKEGFQSKKQHTLVKPGMVIILGISVSIDALVIGFTALNNMRNVLDILYHTLFIGVVTLILTSFAFVISRYLRKIHAISKYADYIGGIILIIFGIKMMLF